A genomic window from Cyprinus carpio isolate SPL01 chromosome B9, ASM1834038v1, whole genome shotgun sequence includes:
- the LOC122134516 gene encoding protein NLRC3-like isoform X2, whose translation MGHHPPDLSDEAVTSDPSSVHQKRSEAESSCVSLRSDVSMGREIEFKSGDRKTDLSSVHQKRSGAESSCVSLRSDVSMGREIEFKSGDRKTDLRICSQRSSSPDHSCVSLKSDRSMGHPPPDLSDEAVTSDPSRADGERSISGGVSSVFWLNNTSGTASLNKHDQAVNDELQRVKEQHKTSMKNKYERLCEGLKLQENESLLNSIYTQLYIIEGEREGVNEEHEVLQMEKTARTQHSRYTPIYCNDIFKASAEAGSEDKDQIKTVLTKGIAGIGKTVSVQKFILDWAEGKANQDVDFMFVLPFRELNLIRDHQYSLHRLLLDFHPELQDLDSQIYEECKVVFIFDGLDESRITLMFSDAQKVCDVTETSSVDVLMSKLMKGELLPSALIWITSRPAAANQIPSEYIHRLTEIQGFTEPQKEEYFRKRISDEHQASRIISHIRRARSLHIMCHIPVFCWISSTVLQKLLEEDLRAEIPQTLTEMYIHFLLIQINMRKQKYEERDPEKLLPSNREVIVKLAEVAFKQLMKGNVMFYEEDLIESSIDVTDASVYSGICTEIFKQESVIHQRKVYSFIHLSVQEFLAAFYLFYCHLTKNKKPLREFTDIYRSGKVSLYDLLRSAVDKALKSKNGRLDLFLRFLLGVSLESNQRLLQDLLTHTENSSETIRRTKRYIKHKIKDDPERHPLSADQSIKLFLCLLEVKDQTLFREIQEFVKSDKHSEKKLSPPQCSTISYMLQMSEETLDELNPMKYKTSAEGRRRLIPAVINCRKAL comes from the exons ttcagttcatcagaagagatcaggagcagagtccagctgtgtgtctctgaggAGTGATGTGTCTATGGGTCGTGAAATAGAGTTTAAGAGTGGAGATAGAAAGACTGATCTCAG GATCTGCAGTCAGAGATCTTCATCTCCTGATcacagctgtgtgtctctgaagagtgaCAGATCCATGGGTCATCCTCCTCCTGACCTCAGTGATGaagcagtgacctctgaccccag CAGAGCAGATGGAGAGCGAAGCATCTCTGGAGGAGTCTCCTCTGTCTTCTGGCTGAACAACACGAGCGGTACAGCGTCTCTGAATAAACATGATCAAGCAGTGAATGATGAACTACAGAGAGTCAAAGagcagcacaaaaccagcatgaagaacaagtatgagagATTATGTGAGGGACTGAAACTCCAGGAGAACGAGAGCCTCCTGAACAgcatctacacacagctctacatcatagagggagagagagaaggagtgaatgaagaacatgaggttttacagatggagaaaacagccagaacacaacACTCACGATACACTCCAatctactgcaatgacatctttaaagcctcagCTGAAGCAGGATCTGAGGACAAAGACcagatcaagactgttcttactaaaggcatcgctggaatcggaaaaaccgtctctgtgcagaagttcattctggactgggcagAGGGAAaggccaatcaggatgtagatttcatgtttgtgcttccatttcgagagctgaacttgatccgagatcatcagtacagtcttcacagacttctgcttgactttcatcctgaacttcaagatctggactcacagatttatgaggagtgtaaagttgtgttcatctttgatggtctggatgaaagcagaatcacactgatgttttcagacgctcagaaagtttgtgatgtgactgagacttcatcagtggatgtgttgatgtcaaagctcatgaaaggagagctgcttccctctgctctcatctggatcacctccagaccagcagcagccaatcagatcccctccgaatacatccaccgtctgacagaaattcagggattcactgagcctcagaaggaggaatatttcaggaagagaatcagtgatgagcatcaagccagcagaatcatctcacacatcagaagagcaagaagcctccacatcatgtgccacatccccgtcttctgctggatctcatccactgtgcttcagaagctcctggaagaagatctgagagcagaaatccctcaaactctgactgaaatgtacatccacttcctgctgattcagatcaacatgaggaagcagaagtatgaagagagagatccagagaaactcctgccgtccaacagagaagtgattgtgaaacttgctgaagttgctttcaaacagctgatgaagggcaatgtgatgttctatgaggaggacctgattgagagcaGCATAGACGTCACTgacgcctcagtgtattctgggatttgcactgagatctttaagcaggaatctgtgattcatcagaggaaagtctacagcttcattcatctgagcgtTCAGGAGTTTCTTGCTGCTTTCTATCTGTTTTACTGCCATTTAACAAAGAATAAGAAACCACTGCGTGAATTCACAGATATATACAGATCTGGTAAAGTCTCTCTGTATGATCTACTAAGATCAGCAGTAGATAAAGCTCTCAAGAGTAAGAATGGACgtctggatctgttcctgcggttcctgctgggcgtctcactggagtccaatcagagactcttacaggatctactgacacacacagagaacagctcagagacCATCAGGAGAACCAAACGGTACATTAAACACAAGATCAAAGATGATCCTGAACGTCATCCTCTCTCAGCTGATCAGTCCATCAAgctgttcctctgtctgctggaagtgaaagatcagactctgttcagagagattcaggagtttgtgaaatcagacaaacactcagagaaGAAACTCTCTCCTCCTCAGTGCTCAACAATctcctacatgcttcagatgtcagaggagaCGCTGGATGAACTGAACCCCATGAAATACAAGACATCAGCTGAGGGGAGAagaagactgataccagctgtgatcaactgcagaaaagctctgtga
- the LOC122134516 gene encoding protein NLRC3-like isoform X1 produces the protein MGHHPPDLSDEAVTSDPSSVHQKRSEAESSCVSLRSDVSMGREIEFKSGDRKTDLSSVHQKRSGAESSCVSLRSDVSMGREIEFKSGDRKTDLRICSQRSSSPDHSCVSLKSDRSMGHPPPDLSDEAVTSDPSRADGERSISGGVSSVFWLNNTSGTASLNKHDQAVNDELQRVKEQHKTSMKNKYERLCEGLKLQENESLLNSIYTQLYIIEGEREGVNEEHEVLQMEKTARTQHSRYTPIYCNDIFKASAEAGSEDKDQIKTVLTKGIAGIGKTVSVQKFILDWAEGKANQDVDFMFVLPFRELNLIRDHQYSLHRLLLDFHPELQDLDSQIYEECKVVFIFDGLDESRITLMFSDAQKVCDVTETSSVDVLMSKLMKGELLPSALIWITSRPAAANQIPSEYIHRLTEIQGFTEPQKEEYFRKRISDEHQASRIISHIRRARSLHIMCHIPVFCWISSTVLQKLLEEDLRAEIPQTLTEMYIHFLLIQINMRKQKYEERDPEKLLPSNREVIVKLAEVAFKQLMKGNVMFYEEDLIESSIDVTDASVYSGICTEIFKQESVIHQRKVYSFIHLSVQEFLAAFYLFYCHLTKNKKPLREFTDIYRSGKVSLYDLLRSAVDKALKSKNGRLDLFLRFLLGVSLESNQRLLQDLLTHTENSSETIRRTKRYIKHKIKDDPERHPLSADQSIKLFLCLLEVKDQTLFREIQEFVKSDKHSEKKLSPPQCSTISYMLQMSEETLDELNPMKYKTSAEGRRRLIPAVINCRKALLSKCDVTDEGCSALTSALRSNPSHLRELDLSVNNLGDSGVKRLCAVLEDPHCKLEKLW, from the exons ttcagttcatcagaagagatcaggagcagagtccagctgtgtgtctctgaggAGTGATGTGTCTATGGGTCGTGAAATAGAGTTTAAGAGTGGAGATAGAAAGACTGATCTCAG GATCTGCAGTCAGAGATCTTCATCTCCTGATcacagctgtgtgtctctgaagagtgaCAGATCCATGGGTCATCCTCCTCCTGACCTCAGTGATGaagcagtgacctctgaccccag CAGAGCAGATGGAGAGCGAAGCATCTCTGGAGGAGTCTCCTCTGTCTTCTGGCTGAACAACACGAGCGGTACAGCGTCTCTGAATAAACATGATCAAGCAGTGAATGATGAACTACAGAGAGTCAAAGagcagcacaaaaccagcatgaagaacaagtatgagagATTATGTGAGGGACTGAAACTCCAGGAGAACGAGAGCCTCCTGAACAgcatctacacacagctctacatcatagagggagagagagaaggagtgaatgaagaacatgaggttttacagatggagaaaacagccagaacacaacACTCACGATACACTCCAatctactgcaatgacatctttaaagcctcagCTGAAGCAGGATCTGAGGACAAAGACcagatcaagactgttcttactaaaggcatcgctggaatcggaaaaaccgtctctgtgcagaagttcattctggactgggcagAGGGAAaggccaatcaggatgtagatttcatgtttgtgcttccatttcgagagctgaacttgatccgagatcatcagtacagtcttcacagacttctgcttgactttcatcctgaacttcaagatctggactcacagatttatgaggagtgtaaagttgtgttcatctttgatggtctggatgaaagcagaatcacactgatgttttcagacgctcagaaagtttgtgatgtgactgagacttcatcagtggatgtgttgatgtcaaagctcatgaaaggagagctgcttccctctgctctcatctggatcacctccagaccagcagcagccaatcagatcccctccgaatacatccaccgtctgacagaaattcagggattcactgagcctcagaaggaggaatatttcaggaagagaatcagtgatgagcatcaagccagcagaatcatctcacacatcagaagagcaagaagcctccacatcatgtgccacatccccgtcttctgctggatctcatccactgtgcttcagaagctcctggaagaagatctgagagcagaaatccctcaaactctgactgaaatgtacatccacttcctgctgattcagatcaacatgaggaagcagaagtatgaagagagagatccagagaaactcctgccgtccaacagagaagtgattgtgaaacttgctgaagttgctttcaaacagctgatgaagggcaatgtgatgttctatgaggaggacctgattgagagcaGCATAGACGTCACTgacgcctcagtgtattctgggatttgcactgagatctttaagcaggaatctgtgattcatcagaggaaagtctacagcttcattcatctgagcgtTCAGGAGTTTCTTGCTGCTTTCTATCTGTTTTACTGCCATTTAACAAAGAATAAGAAACCACTGCGTGAATTCACAGATATATACAGATCTGGTAAAGTCTCTCTGTATGATCTACTAAGATCAGCAGTAGATAAAGCTCTCAAGAGTAAGAATGGACgtctggatctgttcctgcggttcctgctgggcgtctcactggagtccaatcagagactcttacaggatctactgacacacacagagaacagctcagagacCATCAGGAGAACCAAACGGTACATTAAACACAAGATCAAAGATGATCCTGAACGTCATCCTCTCTCAGCTGATCAGTCCATCAAgctgttcctctgtctgctggaagtgaaagatcagactctgttcagagagattcaggagtttgtgaaatcagacaaacactcagagaaGAAACTCTCTCCTCCTCAGTGCTCAACAATctcctacatgcttcagatgtcagaggagaCGCTGGATGAACTGAACCCCATGAAATACAAGACATCAGCTGAGGGGAGAagaagactgataccagctgtgatcaactgcagaaaagctct gttgagtaagtgtgacgtcacagatgaaggttgttctgctctgacttcagctctgagatcaaacccctcacacctgagagaactggatctgtctgtGAATAATCTaggagattcaggagtgaagcgtctctgtgctgtactggaggatcctcactgtaaactggagaaactgtggtaa
- the LOC109072540 gene encoding uncharacterized protein LOC109072540 codes for MSGLMKEAYYTPSNPGSLGGKRLKDAILKDSGVPLSDKQVSEWLAGEDAYTLHKTAPIKYKRNRVVVYGVDTQFQADLVDMIAYAKDNDGHKYLLTCIDVFSKYAWARVLKNKSGLEVTRAFESILEEGRVPQKLQTDQGKEFFNKQFQDVMKKHNINHFATDLKAIVVERFNRTLKSRMWRFLTATNSRRYIDVLQDIMQGYNTSYHRSIRMRPVDVVKVNEDQVFQNLYGDIKKTERPVFNFKVGDVVRISKVRGPFAKGYEQNYTEEFFTVSSCIPRQPPVYRLTDYDGDVIEGVFYEKELQKIIVSKNKSFKVEKILGQKKQGKSTLVLVKWLGWPSKFNSYVDKKNSAGLKTPRRLTDEIIPAKDRHGRSRVLRHVAVQCIVVGLS; via the coding sequence ATGTCGGGGCTCATGAAAGAGGCTTATTATACGCCCTCCAACCCGGGCTCTTTAGGTGGTAAACGATTAAAAGACGCCATCTTGAAAGACAGCGGGGTCCCTCTAAGCGATAAACAGGTTTCAGAATGGTTGGCTGGTGAGGATGCTTACACATTACACAAAACAGCGCCTATAAAATACAAACGAAACAGAGTGGTCGTGTACGGGGTCGATACTCAGTTCCAGGCCGATCTCGTCGACATGATCGCCTACGCTAAGGATAATGACGGTCATAAATATCTGCTGACGTGCATAGACGTATTTAGCAAGTACGCCTGGGCTCGTGTGTTGAAGAATAAGAGCGGTCTCGAGGTCACTAGAGCGTTCGAGTCTATCCTCGAAGAGGGTCGTGTGCCGCAGAAATTGCAGACGGATCAGGGAAAggaattttttaacaaacaatttcAAGATGTGATGAAAAAGCACAACATTAATCATTTCGCTACCGATTTGAAAGCCATCGTCGTGGAACGATTTAACAGAACGTTAAAAAGTCGTATGTGGAGATTTTTAACGGCTACAAATTCCCGTCGATACATAGATGTTTTACAAGACATCATGCAGGGGTACAACACCAGTTATCATCGAAGTATCAGAATGAGACCCGTGGACGTCGTCAAAGTAAACGAGGATCAAGTGTTTCAAAACTTGTACGGCGATATAAAGAAGACAGAAAGACCCGTATTTAATTTCAAAGTCGGCGACGTCGTCAGGATTTCTAAAGTGAGAGGCCCATTCGCCAAAGGTTATGAGCAGAACTACACGGAGGAATTTTTCACCGTATCCTCGTGTATTCCGCGTCAACCCCCGGTCTACAGACTCACCGATTATGACGGGGATGTCATTGAGGGGGTTTTTTACGAAAAAGAGCTGCAAAAAATAATTGTgagtaaaaacaaatcttttaaggTGGAAAAGATTTTAGGTCAGAAAAAACAAGGGAAATCTACGCTTGTTTTAGTGAAATGGCTAGGGTGGCCTTCAAAATTTAATAGTTACGTAGATAAAAAAAACTCTGCTGGACTTAAAACACCCCGACGTTTAACGGATGAGATCATACCAGCGAAGGACCGCCATGGACGATCACGGGTTCTACGTCACGTTGCCGTGCAATGCATCGTCGTCGGTTTATCCTGA
- the LOC122138549 gene encoding uncharacterized protein LOC122138549 isoform X2 → MDKSSNIEQQAFDCINTLAAIDPDSAADDFIQFITQPGFQTVIDLTQDGDEDPTVDVTDKPHILPDPTPTHVENPLGSGGEPLPGPDGEPPRKTYRFTPAISPGPDGEPPRKTYRFTPAISPGPDGEPPRKTYRFTPAISPESSPERKILCLTPSNSPATSPETELFYDSSRSHKDDVTTWGMSQIDAWDQSSWTSERDEVSTTNAGQTPYPSPSPSSEEVEVEEVPARQPVDEPFDDLPPTHRPINSIESFGQEFRDAQVDINNKYVELRGVQDDINDKLIALHSESRDRQIEIHSRLEALHGELRAYHLETHSRFDAQDRFIHDLADEIFRRVNAMRSTIDQQFDRNDRMVSQYQRELVLILHHLILTIIDETTESN, encoded by the exons gTTCAAATATTGAGCAGCAAGCCTTTGACTGTATTAATACAC TGGCCGCGATTGATCCAGACAGCGCAGCCGATG atttcatacAATTTATCACCCAACCCGGCTTCCAGACAGTTATCGATCTCACGCAAGATGGCGACGAAGATCCCACCGTCGACGTAACAGACAAACCTCACATCCTACCCGATCCCACTCCGACGCACGTCGAGAATCCATTAGGATCCGGCGGCGAACCACTTCCTGGACCAGACGGCGAACCACCAAGAAAGACTTATCGTTTTACCCCGGCGATCAGTCCTGGACCAGACGGAGAACCACCAAGAAAGACTTATCGTTTTACCCCGGCGATCAGTCCTGGACCAGACGGAGAACCACCAAGAAAGACTTATCGTTTTACCCCGGCGATCAGTCCTGAGAGCTCTCCAGAGAGGAAAATTCTCTGTCTGACACCGTCGAACAGCCCGGCGACCAGTCCTGAGACCGAGCTGTTTTATG ACTCGAGTAGAAGCCATAAGGATGACGTGACTACCTGGGGCATGTCTCAAATCGATGCCTGGGACCAGAGTTCTTGGACGAGCGAGCGTGACGAGGTGTCTACCACCAACGCGGGTCAAACACCATATCCTTCTCCCTCACCGTCGTCGGAAGAAGTAGAAGTGGAAGAAGTTCCGGCGCGTCAGCCGGTTGATGAACCATTCGATGATCTGCCTCCGACTCATAGGCCCATCAATTCGATAGAATCATTTGGTCAAGAGTTTCGCGACGCGCAGGTTGACATAAACAACAAATACGTCGAACTCCGTGGCGTACAAGATGATATTAACGACAAATTGATTGCGTTGCACAGCGAGTCTCGTGACAGACAAATCGAAATCCATAGCAGATTAGAAGCGTTGCACGGCGAGCTCCGTGCCTATCACCTCGAGACACACAGTCGATTCGATGCGCAGGATCGCTTTATTCACGATCTGGCCGATGAAATATTCCGTCGCGTCAATGCTATGAGATCAACGATTGATCAGCAGTTTGATAGAAATGATCGTATGGTGAGTCAATACCAACGGGAATTGGTGCTCATTTTGCATCACCTTATTCTCACCATCATAGATGAGACCACAGAGTCAAATTGA
- the LOC122138549 gene encoding uncharacterized protein LOC122138549 isoform X1: protein MDKSSNIEQQAFDCINTLAAIDPDSAADDFIQFITQPGFQTVIDLTQDGDEDPTVDVTDKPHILPDPTPTHVENPLGSGGEPLPGPDGEPPRKTYRFTPAISPGPDGEPPRKTYRFTPAISPGPDGEPPRKTYRFTPAISPESSPERKILCLTPSNSPATSPETELFYADSSRSHKDDVTTWGMSQIDAWDQSSWTSERDEVSTTNAGQTPYPSPSPSSEEVEVEEVPARQPVDEPFDDLPPTHRPINSIESFGQEFRDAQVDINNKYVELRGVQDDINDKLIALHSESRDRQIEIHSRLEALHGELRAYHLETHSRFDAQDRFIHDLADEIFRRVNAMRSTIDQQFDRNDRMVSQYQRELVLILHHLILTIIDETTESN, encoded by the exons gTTCAAATATTGAGCAGCAAGCCTTTGACTGTATTAATACAC TGGCCGCGATTGATCCAGACAGCGCAGCCGATG atttcatacAATTTATCACCCAACCCGGCTTCCAGACAGTTATCGATCTCACGCAAGATGGCGACGAAGATCCCACCGTCGACGTAACAGACAAACCTCACATCCTACCCGATCCCACTCCGACGCACGTCGAGAATCCATTAGGATCCGGCGGCGAACCACTTCCTGGACCAGACGGCGAACCACCAAGAAAGACTTATCGTTTTACCCCGGCGATCAGTCCTGGACCAGACGGAGAACCACCAAGAAAGACTTATCGTTTTACCCCGGCGATCAGTCCTGGACCAGACGGAGAACCACCAAGAAAGACTTATCGTTTTACCCCGGCGATCAGTCCTGAGAGCTCTCCAGAGAGGAAAATTCTCTGTCTGACACCGTCGAACAGCCCGGCGACCAGTCCTGAGACCGAGCTGTTTTATG CAGACTCGAGTAGAAGCCATAAGGATGACGTGACTACCTGGGGCATGTCTCAAATCGATGCCTGGGACCAGAGTTCTTGGACGAGCGAGCGTGACGAGGTGTCTACCACCAACGCGGGTCAAACACCATATCCTTCTCCCTCACCGTCGTCGGAAGAAGTAGAAGTGGAAGAAGTTCCGGCGCGTCAGCCGGTTGATGAACCATTCGATGATCTGCCTCCGACTCATAGGCCCATCAATTCGATAGAATCATTTGGTCAAGAGTTTCGCGACGCGCAGGTTGACATAAACAACAAATACGTCGAACTCCGTGGCGTACAAGATGATATTAACGACAAATTGATTGCGTTGCACAGCGAGTCTCGTGACAGACAAATCGAAATCCATAGCAGATTAGAAGCGTTGCACGGCGAGCTCCGTGCCTATCACCTCGAGACACACAGTCGATTCGATGCGCAGGATCGCTTTATTCACGATCTGGCCGATGAAATATTCCGTCGCGTCAATGCTATGAGATCAACGATTGATCAGCAGTTTGATAGAAATGATCGTATGGTGAGTCAATACCAACGGGAATTGGTGCTCATTTTGCATCACCTTATTCTCACCATCATAGATGAGACCACAGAGTCAAATTGA